Genomic window (Mycoplasmopsis citelli):
AGAATCATATCACACCCAATTAGTTGATTTAGAATCGCTTTTACCAGTTAAAGAAACTGAAGAATATAAAGTTGTAATTACTAAATCACTTGCAGAGATTAATAAATATTTAAATGAAAATGCAAATAATAATTCTGGAAAAACTTCAAGATTGCCAATTGTGTCAGTTCAGTATTATAAAAAACATGATCTTAAAAACGAAAAACATGAAGTTATTGAATTTGCTTTTGGATTTTCAAGATACAGTGATAGTGCAGATAATCATATTTTTAATCTTAAAAAAGAATTTTATGATACTATTCAATTAGTTAATAAAAACGGGCAAGTTGATTCAAAAACAAAAGAAAATAAATATATTCTAGCGCAATACAACATGAAAACTGGAATTCTTACTCTTTTTGTTAAGAAAAAAGATGGCGGTTCTCAAGAAGTTAAAATTAATTTAAATTAATTAAGCATAAAAATTGAACTTTAGGTTCAATTTTTGTATATTTAAATTTGATTTTTTCATCTTTAAGATATAATTTTTAATTATGAAAAAGGTACCACAAAATCAAGCATTTTTAGATGAAGATGAAATTGAGTTTAATATGCTCAAAACTCTTGCTTTAAATGAAAATGTTCAATTGAAGGAAGATTTAAAGTGGTTACACAAAAAATTTAAATTAAAAAATTCTGATATTATCGATAATAATTTTAAAGTCTCTGTTCCAATTAATATCAATCAATCGTTTATTTTAAAAGAAAGTAAGTTAATTGAAAAACAATTAAACCATATCAACTTAGCTTTACATCAAAAAGAATTGTTTTGGTTTGAAAAAAGCAATTTTTCTCTAAGCGAATTTAATGATATATTAAAAAAATATCTAGTGGATAATTATAATCCTAAGAAAAATCATGTTACTGAAGATGATCAAAATTTAATTGTTATTAATAAATTGCGAATTTAATTGGAGGGTATTTTATGAAGGTTAATATTGCAATTGATGGTCCAGCAGGAGCTGGAAAATCGACCGTATCTAAAGAAATTGCTCAGAGATTAAAATACACATTTATCAATAGCGGAAGTGTTTATCGGGCTATTGCTTATAATGCTTTAAAACAAGGAGCTAATCTTAAGAATAAAGATGAAGTTTTAGCAACTTTAGAAAAGGGAATGATTAAATTATCTGCTGATGAAGATGTAATTTTAAAAGGTGAAAATATTACTAAAATAATTCGTAATGAGAATGTATCTTTAGCTGCTCCAATTATTGCAAAAATTCAGCAAGTTCGTGATTTTGTAGTTGAATTTATCCAAGAAATGACCAAAAAAGAAAAAGGTTTTATTATTGACGGAAGAGATACTACTTTTAAAATTATGCCTCATGCTGAAGTGAAAATCTTCTTGTGAGCCGATCCAAAAGAGCGAGCATTTCGTCGCAATTTACAAAATCATGAAATGGGTTATCAATCAAGTTATGACGAAGTGCTTTACGAAATTAAGCAGCGAGATGCTCAAGATATGAATCGTGAAGTTGATCCACTTCATAAAACCGAAGATTCAATTTTAATTGATTGCACTTATATGGAAATTGAGGAAGTTATTCAATCAATCATTAATTTAGTCAATAATAAAATTAAGGAAATAAATGCGTAATACTATTGCAATTATCGGAAAACCCAATGTAGGTAAAAGCACACTTTTTAATCGTTTAATTGGAAAAAAAGTATCAATTGTACATGATCAACCAGGGGTAACTCGTGATCGTTTATATGAAAAAATTTATTGAACTGGTAAGGAAATTAAAATCATTGATACCGGAGGAATTGAAATTGAAAATCGTCCTTTTCAAGATCAAATCCAAATTCAAGCAAAAATCGCAATTGAAGAAGCGGATGTAATTTTATTTTTATTTGATGGATTAAGTGAAATTACTAATGATGATTTATTCATTATGAATATCTTACGCAAATCCAATAAACCAATTCTTGCTGTTGCGAATAAATTAGAAAGCAATCAAGAATTTGATTATAGTTGATATAAACTTGGAGTTGAAGATATTTTTCCAGTCTCTGCGTTGCATGGTGAAGGACTTGGAAATGTTATGGACAAAGCAGTCCAATTGCTTGATTTTACTGATATAGAAGTTGAAGATCTCTTTAATTTAGCTATTATTGGTAAACCAAATGCAGGAAAAAGCTCGCTTTTAAATAACTTATGTAAGGAAAATCGTTCAATAGTTTCAGAGATAGCTGGA
Coding sequences:
- the cmk gene encoding (d)CMP kinase; this translates as MKVNIAIDGPAGAGKSTVSKEIAQRLKYTFINSGSVYRAIAYNALKQGANLKNKDEVLATLEKGMIKLSADEDVILKGENITKIIRNENVSLAAPIIAKIQQVRDFVVEFIQEMTKKEKGFIIDGRDTTFKIMPHAEVKIFLWADPKERAFRRNLQNHEMGYQSSYDEVLYEIKQRDAQDMNREVDPLHKTEDSILIDCTYMEIEEVIQSIINLVNNKIKEINA